Part of the Bacillota bacterium genome is shown below.
CGGAGACTGATCGCGGGCCGCACCGGTTTCCAAATTGAAAGAAAGGAGCTGTCCGTCGCCCTGCACTACCGGCTGGCCGACCCGGACGAGGTCGACGCCGTCTTGGACGCCTTCGTGGAGCTGCGCGAGCAATACTGCCCCGACCTGCAGTGCGACCTTCTGGCCGGACGCAAGGTGTTGGAGGTGCGGCCCAAAGGCGCGAGCAAAGGAACCGCTGTGAAGACGCTGCTCGCCGGCTGCCCGGACGCCCTGCCCGTATACATCGGGGACGACGTCACCGACGAGGACGGCTTCCGCGCCCTGGCCGGCCGGGGGTTGACCATCCTGGCCGCCGACGCCCGCCGGGCGACTCTGGCCCGCCACCGCCTCACCCGCCCGGCGGTCCTGGACCTTCTGCGGGCCGTCGCCGAACACGGCCCCGGCTACATCACCTCCGCCGACGCCCTGCCCACCGAAGAATCCGGAGACTGATTCCCCCATCCAATGCTGCGAAAAGGGGGACTGGAAAAATGGGGACAGTCCCCAGAGGGAAAAGGGGGACAGTCCCCCTTTTTCAGGGGCGTTCCCAGCGCCAAGCGGTTTCCACGATCCGGTGCAGGTCGTCCAGGCGCGGCCGCCAGCCCAGCCGCTCCCGGATGCGCCGGCTGTCAGCCACCAGGGCCGGCGGGTCTCCCGCCCGGCGCCCGGCGTACTCCACCGGGAAGTCCACCCCGGTCACCTCCCGCACGGCGTCCAGCACCTCCAGCACCGAGTAGCCCCGACCGGAGCCGCAGTTGAAAACCCCGCTCTCCCCCGTCGCCAGCAGGTGCTCCAGGGCCAACACGTGCGCCTCGGCCAGGTCCGACACGTGGATGTAGTCGCGCACCCCGGTGCCGTCCGGCGTCGGGTAGTCGGTGCCGAACACCGTCACCCCGGCCCGCCGCCCGGTCGCCGCCCGCACCGCCACCGTGATCAAGTGCGGCGCCCACTCCTTGCCCTCGCCCAGGCGCCCGCCGGGGTCGGCGCCGGCCACGTTGAAGTAGCGCAGGGCGATATAATCCATCTCTCCCGCGCGGCCCATGTCCCGCAGCATCCGCTCGGCCATCGCCTTCGTGTGCCCGTACGGGTTTATCGGCCGCAGCGGCGCCTCCTCCGCCACCGGAATCACCTCCGGGATGCCGTACACCGCCGCGCTCGACGAGTAGATCAGGCGCCTCGGCCCGTGCCGCGCCATCGCCGCCAAAAGGTTCAAAGTGCCGCCCACGTTGTTCGCGTAGTACATAAGCGGCCGCTCCACCGACTCGGGCACCTGGATGTGCGCCGCGAAGTGCACCACGGCGTCGAACCGCCGCGCCGCGAAGAGCCGGTCCAGGCCCTCCCGGTCCAGCAGGTCAAGTTCCACCAACTCCCCGTGCCGCACCGCCCAGCGGTGCCCCGCGGAGAGGTTGTCCAGCGTGACCGCGTCGTAGCCCCGCTCCCCTAGGGCCAGCACGGTGTGGCTGCCGATATACCCGGCCCCGCCGGTCACCAAGATCCGCTTCACTCACTCGCGCCCCCCTAAATTGGATGAATGGTACCGGACCGAGTCAAATACTGTGCCTTGCTGAACCGGGATGACCCGCAACTGCCGTGTCAAATTCGGTTTCCATAGGGTTTGTTCTCTTCTTAACAAGCCGGCAGGATTCCGCCGGCGCGCCGTCGAATAGCAGTCTACCAAATATCAAAGACAGGAGGGACGCCGCCCCCATGTGCTTTTTTTGCAACCTGCCGCCGGAGATCATCATCCTGGAAAACGAACTCGCCAGGGCCATTTACGACAAGTATCCGGTAAACCCCGGTCACGTGCTGGTGATCACCAAGCGCCACTTCCCCACCCTGTTCGAGGCGACCGAGGAGGAGATCCTCTCCGCCTACCGCCTGATCCAGGAAGTGAAAGCGCTCCTCGACG
Proteins encoded:
- the otsB gene encoding trehalose-phosphatase, which encodes MNFNDDAVNPVRLYLFLDYDGTLVPIAPTPDEAVPPPELLRLLHTLTGRDGLRVAVVSGRGLKNLQEMLPVPGLYLSACHGAIIRQPGAPPQFLAAPAALEQLDHLTDEGRRLIAGRTGFQIERKELSVALHYRLADPDEVDAVLDAFVELREQYCPDLQCDLLAGRKVLEVRPKGASKGTAVKTLLAGCPDALPVYIGDDVTDEDGFRALAGRGLTILAADARRATLARHRLTRPAVLDLLRAVAEHGPGYITSADALPTEESGD
- a CDS encoding HIT family protein produces the protein MCFFCNLPPEIIILENELARAIYDKYPVNPGHVLVITKRHFPTLFEATEEEILSAYRLIQEVKALLDAKHRPDGYNVGVNIGECAGQTVWHLHFHVIPRFIGDVDKPLGGVRRVKPNLAMSPRES
- the galE gene encoding UDP-glucose 4-epimerase GalE — encoded protein: MKRILVTGGAGYIGSHTVLALGERGYDAVTLDNLSAGHRWAVRHGELVELDLLDREGLDRLFAARRFDAVVHFAAHIQVPESVERPLMYYANNVGGTLNLLAAMARHGPRRLIYSSSAAVYGIPEVIPVAEEAPLRPINPYGHTKAMAERMLRDMGRAGEMDYIALRYFNVAGADPGGRLGEGKEWAPHLITVAVRAATGRRAGVTVFGTDYPTPDGTGVRDYIHVSDLAEAHVLALEHLLATGESGVFNCGSGRGYSVLEVLDAVREVTGVDFPVEYAGRRAGDPPALVADSRRIRERLGWRPRLDDLHRIVETAWRWERP